A window from uncultured Desulfobacter sp. encodes these proteins:
- a CDS encoding PEP/pyruvate-binding domain-containing protein, with protein MTRHICVSFTIILVCACLGQSRAAGVQSVWNQALAQKIETLKDDPRGPFQEINWFCPDGKILPAKTPCPSGEGIQHGQLKSWVSALEQEKGIYLNTVLAGTSPDLAWDAETRYSRLKQYALLQYLIGADDGWIYRKARFYRGAVQAEDEDKWGGQFLNRILASPAACTKNYFPAREACRVIPHVNRNKNRRQSIRSVSKAIAETDPGFMTLRIKIHGQPEPGDLEMVKKYFDENGDRMDTHQAERFKTLIRDLDAEYKVLPVDLLNAILDRGSLKNARISPAVARLNASKNALGSLTFAPDESAGNPYADMADLLLTIRKQLPGAPKNIRLPLLDASLELENVMMMTISNWQPRTLGELLNKNIVLAKAVAGCGYIESWEWDTFNAYQPFSPDKENDFTGVRLKMEQVRRVVDWGSAMVTAVYGPEISLFSTFTTKVRGFCDDRIRSSILLPFGQSAGALSQAVQSISGITHMVPDDVDTGGLRAMNPGLAFGTISLVDEGRKNSEIDSENIYLFRHLPSDLKPVAGVISVTEGNPVSHVQLLARNLGIPNVAVTDKIFDQLSALAGQKILLAVSQRGRVVIKTQAQMTPQEKDLVTQKKRSAALFTVPVDRINLEQVHPVLLSNTRSKDSGQICGPKAANLGQLKFQFPGTVGEGIILPFGVFKKHMDQPMPGGNDTYWQYLTRVLSAPDQDEAGRIAALASLHAAIKTMPFLPGFEKELNNLFKTALGSELGEVPVFIRSDTNMEDIKEFTGAGLNLTLFNIREKQGILDGIREVWASPYTQRSYLWRQRYLSNPANVFPSILILPSVNVQRSGVIITSGILSGNPEDITVAFSRGVGGAVDGQTAESFLLTAKAQDIMIQPARETKSTMAPPQGGVFKTWVDLDAPVLSDLDRKKIREFVATVRNILPGTPGIEGHGPFDIELGFLNNEIRLFQIRPFMENKRAATTNYLLRLDMGIKEPGTISLERRL; from the coding sequence ATGACTCGGCATATATGTGTCTCTTTCACCATAATATTGGTGTGTGCCTGTTTGGGGCAAAGCCGTGCGGCAGGCGTACAAAGCGTTTGGAACCAGGCGCTTGCACAAAAAATCGAAACACTGAAAGACGATCCCCGGGGACCGTTCCAGGAGATTAACTGGTTTTGCCCAGACGGTAAAATTCTGCCTGCCAAAACCCCGTGTCCATCCGGCGAAGGCATTCAGCATGGACAACTTAAAAGCTGGGTAAGCGCACTGGAACAGGAAAAAGGGATATATCTGAACACCGTACTTGCCGGAACCTCCCCGGACCTGGCCTGGGATGCAGAAACCCGTTATTCCCGGCTCAAACAGTATGCCTTGCTTCAATATCTTATCGGCGCCGACGACGGTTGGATCTATCGTAAAGCCAGATTCTACCGAGGTGCGGTTCAGGCAGAAGATGAGGATAAATGGGGCGGGCAGTTTTTAAACCGGATATTGGCGTCGCCCGCGGCCTGTACCAAAAATTATTTTCCGGCACGGGAGGCATGCAGGGTTATCCCCCATGTCAACCGGAACAAAAACCGGCGGCAGTCCATTCGTTCAGTCTCCAAGGCCATTGCGGAAACAGACCCCGGATTTATGACATTAAGAATAAAGATTCACGGCCAGCCGGAGCCCGGTGACCTTGAAATGGTAAAAAAATACTTTGATGAGAACGGGGACCGTATGGATACACACCAGGCCGAGCGGTTTAAAACCCTGATCCGCGATCTTGACGCTGAGTACAAGGTCCTTCCGGTTGATCTGCTGAATGCGATTCTGGACCGGGGCAGCTTGAAAAATGCCCGGATTTCCCCGGCGGTCGCCCGGTTAAACGCATCTAAAAACGCACTGGGGTCTTTGACATTTGCTCCTGATGAATCTGCTGGCAACCCCTATGCAGACATGGCGGATCTGCTGCTGACAATCCGCAAACAATTGCCCGGGGCGCCGAAAAATATTCGTTTGCCGCTTTTAGATGCGTCCCTGGAACTGGAAAATGTGATGATGATGACAATTTCCAACTGGCAGCCCCGAACCCTTGGAGAGCTTTTAAACAAAAATATTGTTTTGGCCAAGGCAGTGGCAGGGTGCGGTTATATCGAATCCTGGGAGTGGGATACCTTTAATGCATACCAGCCCTTTTCCCCAGACAAAGAGAATGATTTTACCGGCGTCCGCCTGAAGATGGAGCAGGTACGCCGGGTGGTGGATTGGGGTTCGGCAATGGTGACGGCGGTTTACGGCCCTGAGATATCGCTTTTCAGCACGTTTACGACCAAGGTCCGGGGCTTTTGTGACGATCGTATCCGTTCGTCCATTCTCCTGCCTTTCGGCCAGAGTGCCGGTGCATTGAGCCAGGCCGTTCAAAGCATTTCGGGCATCACCCATATGGTTCCCGATGATGTGGACACAGGCGGTTTGCGGGCGATGAACCCCGGGTTGGCCTTTGGCACGATTAGCCTGGTGGATGAAGGGAGGAAAAACAGTGAGATCGATTCTGAAAACATCTACCTGTTCAGACACCTGCCGTCTGATTTAAAACCTGTGGCCGGCGTCATCTCAGTGACCGAAGGCAACCCGGTTTCCCATGTGCAGCTTCTGGCAAGAAACCTTGGCATTCCCAACGTCGCTGTCACGGACAAGATTTTTGACCAGCTGTCGGCCCTTGCAGGCCAGAAGATTCTGCTTGCCGTATCCCAAAGGGGCCGGGTGGTGATTAAGACACAGGCCCAGATGACACCCCAGGAAAAAGACCTGGTAACCCAGAAAAAACGCAGTGCAGCGCTGTTCACAGTGCCCGTGGACCGGATCAACCTGGAACAGGTGCATCCGGTGCTGCTCAGTAATACCCGTTCCAAGGATTCGGGCCAGATCTGCGGACCCAAGGCCGCCAATCTGGGCCAGCTGAAATTCCAGTTCCCCGGAACCGTTGGTGAAGGCATCATCCTGCCCTTCGGTGTGTTCAAAAAGCACATGGACCAGCCCATGCCCGGCGGCAACGACACGTACTGGCAGTATCTTACCAGGGTATTATCGGCCCCGGACCAGGATGAAGCCGGTCGAATTGCAGCGCTTGCATCACTTCATGCTGCGATTAAAACCATGCCGTTTCTGCCCGGATTTGAAAAAGAGCTTAACAATCTATTTAAAACGGCTCTGGGCAGTGAACTGGGTGAGGTGCCGGTTTTTATCCGAAGCGACACCAATATGGAGGACATTAAGGAATTTACCGGAGCCGGCCTGAACCTGACATTGTTCAATATCAGGGAAAAGCAGGGCATTCTTGACGGTATCCGTGAAGTTTGGGCATCTCCGTACACCCAACGAAGCTATCTGTGGCGGCAGAGATATCTAAGCAATCCGGCCAATGTCTTTCCGTCCATTCTGATTTTGCCCTCGGTCAATGTCCAGCGCTCCGGGGTCATCATCACCAGCGGCATTCTTTCCGGGAATCCCGAAGATATCACTGTGGCGTTCAGCCGGGGGGTTGGCGGCGCCGTTGACGGACAGACCGCCGAGAGTTTTTTGCTCACGGCAAAGGCCCAGGACATCATGATCCAGCCTGCCCGGGAAACAAAATCCACCATGGCCCCGCCCCAGGGAGGCGTTTTCAAGACCTGGGTGGATCTGGATGCACCGGTGTTAAGTGATCTGGACAGGAAGAAAATCCGGGAGTTTGTTGCAACGGTGAGAAACATCCTGCCCGGCACCCCGGGCATTGAGGGCCATGGGCCATTTGACATTGAACTGGGATTTTTAAACAACGAAATCCGGCTGTTCCAGATCCGCCCGTTTATGGAAAACAAACGTGCCGCCACGACCAACTATCTGCTGAGGCTGGATATGGGCATTAAGGAGCCGGGCACCATCTCACTGGAAAGACGGTTATAA